In a single window of the Harpia harpyja isolate bHarHar1 chromosome 3, bHarHar1 primary haplotype, whole genome shotgun sequence genome:
- the GSKIP gene encoding GSK3B-interacting protein isoform X1, giving the protein MSGRRADRPPPAPRQLSAAGEGGRADPGCLSPSSPRSPPAAERRHRHRDVRAEVASRSGGRGGGSGRGRMETDCNPMELSNSTGFEGDSDYRDFEGTDVKDMRLEAEAVVNDVLFAVSNMFVSKTLPCAEDVAYINVETRERNRYCLELTEAGLRVVAYDFDQTDDGLQTPYHETVYSLLDSLSPAYREVFGNALLQRLEALKKDSQS; this is encoded by the exons ATGTCCGGCAGGCGGgcagaccgccccccccccgccccgcgtcAGCTGTCCGCCGCCGGCGAGGGCGGCCGGGCCGATCCGGGCTGTTTGTCTCCTTCctccccgcgcagcccccccGCGGCTGAACGCCGTCACCGGCACCGTGACGTTCGCGCGGAAGTGGCGTCGCGAAGCGGAGGACGCGGGGGCGGAAGCGGCCGCGGGAG AATGGAGACTGATTGCAATCCTATGGAGTTGTCCAATAGTACGGGATTTGAAGGGGATTCTGATTATAGAGACTTCGAAGGAACAGATGTGAAAGACATGAGACTAGAGGCCGAAGCTGTTGTGAATGATGTTCTGTTTGCTGTCAGCAACATGTTTGTCTCCAAAACCCTTCCCTGTGCAGAGGATGTGGCATATATCAATGTGGAAACCAGGGAAAGGAACAGATACTGCCTGGAGCTCACCGAAGCAGGACTCAGG GTAGTAGCTTATGATTTTGATCAGACTGATGATGGGTTGCAAACTCCATACCACGAAACTGTCTACTCCTTATTGGACTCTCTCAGCCCTGCATATCGAGAGGTGTTTGGAAATGCATTACTACAAAGACTAGAAGCTTTGAAGAAAGATAGTCAGTCGTGA
- the GSKIP gene encoding GSK3B-interacting protein isoform X2, with protein METDCNPMELSNSTGFEGDSDYRDFEGTDVKDMRLEAEAVVNDVLFAVSNMFVSKTLPCAEDVAYINVETRERNRYCLELTEAGLRVVAYDFDQTDDGLQTPYHETVYSLLDSLSPAYREVFGNALLQRLEALKKDSQS; from the exons ATGGAGACTGATTGCAATCCTATGGAGTTGTCCAATAGTACGGGATTTGAAGGGGATTCTGATTATAGAGACTTCGAAGGAACAGATGTGAAAGACATGAGACTAGAGGCCGAAGCTGTTGTGAATGATGTTCTGTTTGCTGTCAGCAACATGTTTGTCTCCAAAACCCTTCCCTGTGCAGAGGATGTGGCATATATCAATGTGGAAACCAGGGAAAGGAACAGATACTGCCTGGAGCTCACCGAAGCAGGACTCAGG GTAGTAGCTTATGATTTTGATCAGACTGATGATGGGTTGCAAACTCCATACCACGAAACTGTCTACTCCTTATTGGACTCTCTCAGCCCTGCATATCGAGAGGTGTTTGGAAATGCATTACTACAAAGACTAGAAGCTTTGAAGAAAGATAGTCAGTCGTGA